TTAGAAAAAGAAGGAATTCAACTCTTTCCGCGTCTTGGTGATCTTACTTTTAGTATTTTTTTAAATTCTCATGAAGAAGCTGACACGCCCTTTAAGGATGAACGTGTCCGTCAGGCCCTGAGTTACTGCATTGATAAAAAACAGTTTGCCCAAGCCCTTTATGGCAATCTGGGTGTTCCCATGGGTCAGGGCTTTCATCCGGATATTTCGTCCTGGGGCTTTCGCGACATTAAGCTAAGAGAGCCGAACATCGAGAAAGCCAAGCAGCTGCTTAAAGAAGCAGGCTATCCAAACGGCCTGGATGTGGAGTTAAAGATTACGCCCATGTGGGGCCGAAACCCGATAGCGGCTCAGATCATCCAGCAGATGGCCGGACGGGCAGGCTTCCGCTTTACGATTAAATCTCTTTCTGGAGTTCAGTACTGGTCAGGAACCCGGGTATATAAGTATCATTCAAAAATTTTTCTGTTGGGCGGTGACGATCCCCAGCACTATTACAATCGTTTTCTGCATACGGATCCGGCAAAACCATGTAACGGCTATGGTTATGCCACGGGGGTCAAGGACCCGATCATGGATAAGCTTCTTGAAGCACAGGCTGGTGAAATAGACATTAAAAAAAGAAGGGCGGCATTTAAAAAAGTCGTTTTGAGATGCAATGAAAAAGCTTATCTAATTCCCTATGTGGCCGTGGAATTACTTTTTCCCACAGCAGGCCTTTCGAGAGACCTGGCTTGAGAGCTAGTTAAACCTGGTATAAAAACTAAATCACTATACCATCTCTTTAAACTGACGGCTGATAGCCTGTCCTGGTGGGTTAGTGGTTTTGGCCCTGATCCAGGTTTGTGATTCAGAGCGATGATCCCTTACAACGGCTTCAATGCTATCCATCACCAAAATGAAGAGGCAGAGGCGCTCTTTAAGAAACAGGCAGTTGAGTTTGACCCAGAGAAACGGGCTGAGATAATTAAAAAGCTCAACAAAATATTCATGGAAGAGGCCTGGTTTATCCCGACCATCCATGGTGTGGCCAATGCAGCTTTGAATATAAAAAAATGGCGTTTAGATACGACAAAGGAGCCATTGACCGCCATGCCTTTAACCTGGATATCAAAAAAATAGTAAAAACGGCCTGATGCCAGATGGTGTCAGGCCGTTTACATCTATTTTAAAAATTCAATGAATCTCCCTGTAGCAAGTTGCAGGGTATCAAAAGGGATCGGAACTATTTGATCCCCCTCACCCCAACCCTCTCCCTCAGGGAGAGGGAATTTGCGGAAACCCTGTAAACAAGCTACAGGGAATAATCAAGTTTAAAACTACAAAAACACCTTCCCTAACGCTTTCCGTCCTTGAACCACATGGGACGCGAGAACCAGAAGCCTTCGCGGCCCTTCAAGTATAGTTCCACTACGGTTTTTAGCTGAAAACGTTTTGCCTTTTTTCCCTTTATATATATTATGCAAGGAAAGGTCGGCTTGAGACACAACGCATGTAAAAGAAAAGTCCATCATAGGAGGAGGTAAAATAGATGCAGCTTATTTTCATTCATGGATCCGGAGGCTCTAAAGAATCATGGTCTTATCAGACACAGCACTTCTCCGGGGCTGAGGCCATTGATCTTCCCGGGCACCCTGTGGGCGAGCCGTGTTCAAGTATTGACGATTATGTTGACTGGCTTCAGGAATACATTCACGAGAAAGGCTTTCAAGACGTGGTCCTGGCCGGACACTCACTGGGCGGTGGAATCGCTCTGCTTTACGCGCTGAAACATCCTGAAGATTTAAAAGGGATTGTCTCAGTGGGCAGCGGCGCGCGGCTCCGCGTTCACCCCACGTACCTGGAGATGCTGGAAAAGGCAGTGGATGACCCAAGCATATTGGAAAATACTCCTGATCCGGTCTATGACCTTATTGATCCTGAACTTGTTGAGGTTCTTAAACAGCGGTCCAGGGAAAACGGCCCGGCCGTGGCCTTAAGCGACATGCGAGCCTGCGATAAATTCGATATCATGGATAAGATCAGCGCCATAAAGGCTCCCACTTTAGCCCTGTGCGGGGATCAGGATATTATGACGCCGCCCAAGTATTCCCTTTACCTGGCGGATCATATGCCAGAGGCCAGGGCGGTCATTATTCCCGGGGGAACTCATATGGTCTTTGCTGAAAAACCCGAAGAGGTGAACCAGGCCCTGGAAGAATTTCTAAAAGAAATTGAGGCATGATCAGTGCCAGATGGCAGCATATTCAAAAGAAAAAGCGGCTGGGGTCATTAGCCTGAAAGCTCTTTTTTGTTTTGAAATGAGATAGGAATATTGCATGATTAAACTTGTAGTATTAACTGATAGGGTAACATTTACAGATTTTTGGCAAAGGAGGTGGTATCGGCTTTTCAAGCTTGATTTTCGGTATAAGCAACCTGGAACCTAAATATTAGGAGGAGTAAACATGGATTTCGGATTTACTGAAGAACAGGAGCGGTTAAGAAAAAAGGTTCGCGAGTTTTTTCAAGAGGAGCTGCCTGAAGATTACGATTGGGGCGGCGGGGCCGAAACGGCTGAAGAGGGGCAGGCCTTTATGCGTGAATTGCAGAAAAAAACGGCCAAGCAAGGCTATCTCACCTCGGGCTGGCCCAAAGAATACGATGGCATGGGCCTGGGATATGTTGAACAGGGTATTGTTGATGAAGAGTTCGGCTATGCCGGTATAAGTTGGCCCTCCCAGTTAGGCCTCCATCTGGCGGCTCCGGCGGTCTTTCTCTTTGGCACTGAGGAGCAAAAAAAGAAATTTATACCTCCGCTGGCCCGGGGGGAGGCGGTATGGTTTGAGGCCTTTACCGAGCCTGAGGCCGGTTCTGACGAGGCCAATCAGCAGACACGCGCGGTGCAGGATGGGGATTACTTCATCCTCAACGGTCAAAAAACGTTTATCAGCGGTATT
The DNA window shown above is from Deltaproteobacteria bacterium and carries:
- a CDS encoding alpha/beta hydrolase yields the protein MQLIFIHGSGGSKESWSYQTQHFSGAEAIDLPGHPVGEPCSSIDDYVDWLQEYIHEKGFQDVVLAGHSLGGGIALLYALKHPEDLKGIVSVGSGARLRVHPTYLEMLEKAVDDPSILENTPDPVYDLIDPELVEVLKQRSRENGPAVALSDMRACDKFDIMDKISAIKAPTLALCGDQDIMTPPKYSLYLADHMPEARAVIIPGGTHMVFAEKPEEVNQALEEFLKEIEA